From Acaryochloris thomasi RCC1774, the proteins below share one genomic window:
- a CDS encoding pentapeptide repeat-containing protein, with protein sequence MSGKRKTLKIIERGSIWASIFLVLSGAIAGASISILRKQPNENHNPWFYIIGALAGLALALTGFLLYKHPWSKWSGFSSKKLWDWLNLLIVPIILAVGAFFFDFQSGIRNSIIIEKQNQQEALKNYFSQMKDLVSTERINKGRNSQNTDKIAESLTLAVLNELSGDQKGQILKFLHNINKTRINKDKDCILEKRISVLSEISLESANLAKANLENMDLSCINLKKSNLTKANIKGANLKGANIEGANLEGASLELANLNGVILNKETNIDSKWSSVVDIFSQLNTNKEYEGYDLRDAHLAGLDLKNANLKNSNLRNTNLENVDLSGANLEGADLRGANLIKANIKDTKINIDTKLDPKAHLYWSLINIREIGHNLNEYNLKEANLRRAYLVQSTLNFANMEKADLRDSFLRSSNLDYSNLREAVLSSENYITDLIEVSMIEADLSHAKLENVILTGSVLLKANLYKANLNSAVIIGSNFRLANLEQAKLEKANLRGSNLSQANLFSAQMKLANLRNTNFKGAILDSSNLQKAQLQESDLKRASLRGASLKGAALRDADMRGADLRAADLSEADLRGVDLRDADLRGANLEKVIMNEVTQISANYYAKDKYLAIQ encoded by the coding sequence ATGTCCGGTAAAAGAAAGACATTGAAGATAATTGAAAGAGGAAGCATCTGGGCCAGTATCTTTTTAGTCTTATCAGGTGCTATAGCTGGTGCATCAATATCTATACTCCGAAAACAACCTAATGAAAATCATAATCCTTGGTTCTACATAATTGGAGCTTTGGCAGGCTTAGCATTAGCTTTAACTGGATTTCTACTTTATAAGCATCCATGGTCAAAGTGGTCCGGGTTCTCTTCAAAAAAACTTTGGGACTGGCTAAATTTGCTAATTGTACCCATTATTTTAGCCGTTGGTGCCTTCTTTTTTGACTTTCAGTCTGGCATACGAAATAGTATCATTATTGAGAAGCAAAATCAACAAGAAGCACTTAAAAACTATTTCTCACAAATGAAAGATTTGGTGAGTACTGAAAGAATAAATAAAGGCAGAAACTCACAGAATACAGATAAAATCGCTGAATCTCTTACATTGGCTGTTTTGAATGAGCTTAGTGGCGACCAAAAAGGTCAGATACTAAAATTTCTTCACAATATAAATAAAACGAGGATTAATAAGGATAAAGATTGTATTCTTGAAAAAAGAATCAGTGTATTATCAGAAATATCTCTTGAATCAGCTAATCTTGCAAAAGCTAACTTAGAGAATATGGATCTAAGTTGTATCAATCTGAAAAAATCTAATCTTACAAAAGCAAATATTAAAGGAGCTAATTTAAAAGGGGCAAATATTGAAGGGGCTAATCTCGAAGGAGCTTCTCTAGAATTAGCAAATCTAAATGGAGTCATACTCAATAAAGAGACAAACATTGATTCTAAATGGTCTTCAGTAGTCGACATTTTTAGTCAACTCAACACAAATAAGGAATATGAAGGTTACGATCTTAGAGATGCTCATTTAGCTGGATTAGACCTTAAAAATGCCAATCTAAAAAATTCTAATTTAAGAAATACTAATCTTGAAAATGTAGATCTAAGTGGAGCAAACCTAGAGGGAGCTGATTTAAGAGGGGCCAATCTTATAAAAGCAAATATTAAAGATACGAAGATTAATATTGATACGAAGTTAGACCCAAAAGCACATTTATATTGGAGTCTTATAAATATACGAGAAATAGGTCATAACTTAAATGAGTACAACTTGAAAGAAGCTAATTTGCGCAGAGCTTATTTAGTCCAATCAACATTGAATTTTGCCAACATGGAAAAAGCCGATTTGAGAGATTCATTTCTAAGATCTTCCAACTTGGATTATTCCAATTTACGAGAAGCAGTTCTCTCTAGTGAAAACTACATAACTGACTTAATTGAGGTTTCCATGATTGAAGCAGATCTAAGTCACGCCAAGCTTGAGAATGTAATCCTCACTGGAAGCGTGCTACTGAAAGCAAACTTATACAAAGCAAATCTTAATTCAGCAGTTATAATTGGTAGTAATTTTAGGCTAGCAAACTTAGAACAAGCAAAATTGGAAAAAGCAAACTTAAGAGGAAGTAATTTATCTCAAGCAAATCTATTTAGTGCACAGATGAAATTAGCTAACTTGAGAAATACCAACTTCAAAGGAGCAATTCTCGATAGCTCTAACTTACAAAAAGCACAGCTTCAAGAGAGTGACCTGAAAAGAGCATCATTGAGAGGAGCATCATTAAAAGGGGCAGCTCTAAGAGATGCCGATATGAGAGGAGCTGATCTAAGAGCTGCTGATTTAAGTGAAGCAGATCTTAGAGGGGTTGATCTAAGAGACGCCGATCTAAGAGGGGCTAATCTAGAAAAAGTAATTATGAATGAAGTAACCCAAATTTCTGCTAATTATTATGCTAAAGATAAGTACTTAGCTATTCAATAA